A segment of the Zavarzinia compransoris genome:
ACCGCCGACGATCATCTCGGGCGCGACCAGCAGGCGGGCGCCGGCCGCCGCCGCCTCGGCCATGCGGCGTTCCAAGAGGTCGAGGACGGCAGCCTTGCCGGGGGCGCCCGGCGGGCCCTGGTAGATGGCGATGCGCATGGCGCCCCCCGGCCTCAGGCCTGTTGCTTGCGCTTCAGGTTGATCACCTGAAGGCACAGGATTTCGAACATGATCTGGGCGCCCAATTGGGCCGTGTTGGTGGTGGCGTCATATTGCGGGGCGATCTCGACCACGTCGCCGCCGATCACATCGATGCCGGCGATGCCGCGCAGGATGGCCATGACTTCCCGGCTGGTCATGCCGCCGATCTCGGGCGTGCCGGTGCCGGGGGCGAAGACCGGGTCCAGGCAGTCGACGTCGAGGGAAATATAGGTCGGGCCGCCGCCCGTCACCTTCTTCACCGTCTCGATGATGGCGTCGGTGCCGATGCGGCTGACCTCTTCCGCATGGATCACGGTCATGCCGCTGTCGTAGGAGAAATCCCACAGATATTCGGCGGCGCCGCGGATGCCGATCTGCACCGTGCGCTCCGGGTCCAGGTGGCCGGCCAGCACCGCCTCGCGGAAGGGGCCGCCGTGCTGGAACTTGCTGCCCTCGTAGGGACCGGAGGTGTCGCAATGGGCATCGAAATGGACGAGGCCGACCGGCCCGTGGGTCTTGGCGACGCCGGCCAGGATCGACTGCGAGATCGAATGGTCGCCGCCGACCGCCAGGGGAACGATCCCGGCGGCGTATAGCTTGGTGAAGAAGGCTTCGATATCCTGGTGGCAGCTCTCGAGGCTGAAGCGGCTGCGGAAGGGGACGTCGCCGATATCGGCGACCTTGGCCTCGGCCAGGGGCACGACCTTCAGGACATGTTCGTAGGGCCCGACCCGTTCGATCGTGCGCACGGCGCGCGGCCCGAAGCGCGAGCCGGCGCGATTGGTGACGCCGAGATCCATGGGCACGCCGACCAGCGCGATGTCGATGCCGCCGAAATCCGCCAGGTCGGCGGCATCGGGCCGGTATTCCGCGTCGAGAAAGGTGGAGACGCCGGCGAAGGGCATCAGGCGCCGGCCCCCGGCGGAGAACTGCACGGCGGCGACGCGCCGGGATTCCTCGCTGAACATGACCTCGCCGCCGGCATTGCCGTATTTGGCCCGGAGCGCTTCCAGCTTCTTGGCATCGAACATCGCGGTTCTCCTGATATGACGCTTGTTACTCGTCCTTGGGCGACCAGGCGCCCAGGAGCCGGGGCAGATCGCCGAAGCGGGCGATCAGCCCGAACACCAGCGCGGCGATCAAGACGAAGAGCACGGTCACCGCCGCCATGGTCGGGGTGTAGCCGTAGCGAAGGGCGTTGAAGATCTTGATCGGCAGGGTCTCGACCGTGAAACCGACGACCATATAGGCGACGATATATTCGTTCAGCGAGAGAACGAAGGCGAAGGCCAGGCCCGAGATGACATAGGGCCGGATCAGGGGAAAGACGATGGTGCGCAGCACCGCGCGGTCGTCCGCGCCCATGGTCGAGGCGGCCTCGACCAGAGTCGGATCGATCGCGTCGAAGCCGAGGGTCAGCGTCACCAGGGGCAATGTAACGAAGAAGATCCCATGGCTGATGACCACGGTCCAGGCCTCGCCGTAGAGCCCGAGTTCGGACCAGAAGGCGAGGAAGCCAAGCGCGGTGATCACCGGCGGCAGGATGAAGGGCGCAAGGCCCAGGACCTGGACGATGCGGACGAAAGGCGCA
Coding sequences within it:
- the speB gene encoding agmatinase, encoding MFDAKKLEALRAKYGNAGGEVMFSEESRRVAAVQFSAGGRRLMPFAGVSTFLDAEYRPDAADLADFGGIDIALVGVPMDLGVTNRAGSRFGPRAVRTIERVGPYEHVLKVVPLAEAKVADIGDVPFRSRFSLESCHQDIEAFFTKLYAAGIVPLAVGGDHSISQSILAGVAKTHGPVGLVHFDAHCDTSGPYEGSKFQHGGPFREAVLAGHLDPERTVQIGIRGAAEYLWDFSYDSGMTVIHAEEVSRIGTDAIIETVKKVTGGGPTYISLDVDCLDPVFAPGTGTPEIGGMTSREVMAILRGIAGIDVIGGDVVEIAPQYDATTNTAQLGAQIMFEILCLQVINLKRKQQA
- a CDS encoding ABC transporter permease codes for the protein MSRIATRLAFGCFGLFLAAPLAVVAGVAVNEKKSLTFPPEGFSLAWFGEIFGNPEWFSALLASIGVAASASALSVLIALPIAWFLWRWHAPFVRIVQVLGLAPFILPPVITALGFLAFWSELGLYGEAWTVVISHGIFFVTLPLVTLTLGFDAIDPTLVEAASTMGADDRAVLRTIVFPLIRPYVISGLAFAFVLSLNEYIVAYMVVGFTVETLPIKIFNALRYGYTPTMAAVTVLFVLIAALVFGLIARFGDLPRLLGAWSPKDE